AAGTTCCCTGATGGACGTGTGCATTCTTGCATGGAAAAATGATTTTTTCCATCCCTCCTTTGAATAATGCTCAGGCGGTGCAAATCCCATCATATTTTTTAAAGTCCCTGTGATTTCAGCCAAAGAGTGGGCTTTTAAAACCGGCAGGGACACCACATAGCTTTCAAAGGCGATTTCCGGCAAAAAGATCTCTTTAAAAATTGTATTGTTCTTATTTTCCAGCCGGACGAGCCGGGCATGGTTCAAGTCCATAAGTTCAACATTTAATTCATCGGCAAGATTTCGGTAACCAAGATCCTTGAAAATCTGATCCGTCTCCATAACATTGTCGCCGGACCCTTCGGCAATTATAATCCGTGCATCACTGCATTTTTTTGCATACAGGATAACGGCCTTACAAAGCTCCGGTGCAGTGGTAACGGGAAATGGACTTGCATTCACAAGATTGGGTTTTAAAAGCAGTGTTTTTTGTTCTTTAAAGCGTTCTTTTGCCTGAATCAGATCCAAAAGCTGCGGTACGCTTTTTTCGTAGGATTGAAATTCAATATCAATCAGTGACATCGGCAAGATAAACTCCTCCCATATCAATACTTTCAATTAATTCGCTTGCAATGCTGCTGCTTTCAAGACGCATGACGGTTTCTTCGGAATAACCAAAGCTTAAAAGGTTGATACTCCCGTACCAGGTGATTTGGTTGTCAATGATTGCAAATTTCTGGTGGATATTGGATTTGTAAACCATTTGGATTCCAGCGGTTTCTACGGTTGAAAAAAGATCACTCAGCATGGCTTTTCTATTTTCGTCATAATCATCGGCAGGCCGGGTTATGACCGTTATTTTAACCTGCTTTTTCAACAGCTCATTAAAATGGTCCATCATTTGGCACATCCTCTGTTTTGTGACAAAGGGACTGATGATCAGTACATGCTTTGAAGCAACGGCAATATCCCGCAAGTACACCGGGAAAAAATCGTCTTTGTTAAAAATAAGGTTGGTCGGTGCATCGGGAAACTTTGAGGCTTTGGTTTTATAACCGATTGACGCATATCCTTTCAGCCGCTTTCCGTACATTTTTTCAAGCATTTTTACATGAAGATCTATGTAATCGTAAATTCGGACATCCTTCTTCACTTTAAAATAACGGTGCAGTCTGCCGGCATATTGATGCAAGGTTCCTTTCCAGGCAATGGGCATGGCTAAAAATAATGTATCCAGCCGCGCTTCATCAAAGCCTTCGCCAATATAACTGCCCGTGGCAACCAGCACAAAAGGTTCCGTATCCTTAATTTCATTTATTTCACCGATAACCTGGGCTGTTTTTTTATTCCCCATACCGCCCGTCAGACTTATGACATTGGAGATTCTCTCTTTCAACCTTGCCGCAAGCGTGGCCACATGCCCTACCCGTCCCGTTAAAATAAGAGACTTTCTGCCTTTTTTATAGCATTCCACGACATCGTCTATAATGAGTTGATTTCTGATTTCATCCGATACTAACCCCGTTTTTATTTCCTGAAGGGACAATTGGGCTTCGTCTTCGCCGGGTGGTGTTCTAAAAGATGTGAATCTGGGGATTAAATAATGATCAAAGGGGCGCTGTTCAGCCTGCTTTTTTGCATCAACTGAAAACCGGACAGGCCCGCAGTAAAAGAAAATAATCGGATGATGCCCATCGGGTCTGGCAGGGGTTGCAGTCAGACCGTAAATATATTTTGCTGTGGCTTTCTTCAATATTTGTTCAAAAGTAACGGCAGGAACATGATGACACTCGTCTACAAGGATCATCCCATAATTTTTTACGGCGTCCTTGACATCTCCTTTGGTATTCAATGATTGCATAACTGCTACATCGATGATGCAGCTAAGTCTGTCTTTTCCTGCTGCCATGTGGCCGATGATATTTTGCTCTTTTTTACGGCCTCTTTTTTCAGACGGCTTAGGAAGGAATTCATTGATGATAAGAAATTGTTCCAGCCGCTCCCGCCACTGGGAAAGCAGTTGCTGCCGGTGAACCAATACCAGGGTGTTCACTTTTTTCATACTGATCAATTTTGCACCGATAACTGTTTTCCCAAATGCCGTAGCAGCGGATAACACACCA
This window of the uncultured Desulfobacter sp. genome carries:
- a CDS encoding DUF362 domain-containing protein, with protein sequence MSLIDIEFQSYEKSVPQLLDLIQAKERFKEQKTLLLKPNLVNASPFPVTTAPELCKAVILYAKKCSDARIIIAEGSGDNVMETDQIFKDLGYRNLADELNVELMDLNHARLVRLENKNNTIFKEIFLPEIAFESYVVSLPVLKAHSLAEITGTLKNMMGFAPPEHYSKEGWKKSFFHARMHTSIRELNSYILPDMTLMDASVGLCQYHLGGPTCNPLVNRLIAGYDAYEIDRAAADYLGLDPDGIPHLWP
- a CDS encoding DEAD/DEAH box helicase family protein; translated protein: MTINNYDELKRKYDAMLEENKALKAKIRELAPKSENVITHYESVQSAETIFKPHKKPASNPKSGAALPSGIDGGSVTRFSQNHEKIYLFMSLFKSRTDVYAKKWQSKKGTSGYSPVCLNEWVPGLCSKPRVKCSACGNQSYGTLIESVVEKHLRGEYVIGVYPMNLDETCHFLAIDFDKEGWKQDIAVIRKICFDIKIPVAIERSQSGNGCHAWFFFEQKISAAFARKFGTALLTYAMGERHQISFKSYDRLFPNQDTMPDGGFGNLIALPLQKKARDNGNAVFITEDFNPYPDQWQFLSGIQRLNEKDLTSYITKLARGNDLGVLKAEVSESKPWERQQSVGLKAKDFPETVKLIKSGMLYIEKAGLSQKALNTLKRYAAFKNPVFYKAQAMRKSTFGKPRVISCSDDYKSHIALPRGCENDVKSLFKEKNVALIQEDKSNPGKVIDVQFKGELRDEQQLAVDALSAHDNGVLSAATAFGKTVIGAKLISMKKVNTLVLVHRQQLLSQWRERLEQFLIINEFLPKPSEKRGRKKEQNIIGHMAAGKDRLSCIIDVAVMQSLNTKGDVKDAVKNYGMILVDECHHVPAVTFEQILKKATAKYIYGLTATPARPDGHHPIIFFYCGPVRFSVDAKKQAEQRPFDHYLIPRFTSFRTPPGEDEAQLSLQEIKTGLVSDEIRNQLIIDDVVECYKKGRKSLILTGRVGHVATLAARLKERISNVISLTGGMGNKKTAQVIGEINEIKDTEPFVLVATGSYIGEGFDEARLDTLFLAMPIAWKGTLHQYAGRLHRYFKVKKDVRIYDYIDLHVKMLEKMYGKRLKGYASIGYKTKASKFPDAPTNLIFNKDDFFPVYLRDIAVASKHVLIISPFVTKQRMCQMMDHFNELLKKQVKITVITRPADDYDENRKAMLSDLFSTVETAGIQMVYKSNIHQKFAIIDNQITWYGSINLLSFGYSEETVMRLESSSIASELIESIDMGGVYLADVTD